In the genome of Arvicola amphibius chromosome 2, mArvAmp1.2, whole genome shotgun sequence, the window taactgtgtttttttttaaattatgattctcATTGAAGGTGCAGCAAACATGGgtacaggaaaggaaaataagagtCCACCACTGCCGGTGAGTATATCCATCAGGATCCGATCTTCGTGTAAACCAAGAGATAAGCAGTTTCCCGCCTAGAAAGCAAAGAACACATCAGCACAGAAAATGAAGCATCCGCAGCGAATCCAGGACACAACATGCATCAGTAAATTTCCCAGCTCTTAGGTCAAGCATCCACCTAACCCATGACCCGCCTAGCCATTCCCTGAGAGGGGTAAAATTGTCACCCGAGTGAGTGGTTATTAGCTGGCATCTAAATCATATGAGGAAAAATTGTCGGACCACCAACTAAATCTAATTCTGCTTCTGCAAATACACTCAGCCATAGAGCCAATTTCAATCGGTTGTCCATGTGTTGTGCACAGCCTCTTCAGCGCCACTAGGGCGGAGCCACGCAGCTGCAAGGGGAGCTGTGCTCCACAGCTGAGAACTTCCTCCCTCGCTCTCTACAGACAGCCTGCCAGTCCCTCGCCTAAATCAGAAGGGCATCAGGAACAATCGGAAACAAAGATCTGGCATCGTATAGAGATActtggaagaaacaaaagaaagctggCAAGTGGGCTGAAGGAGGATTTCAATACAATCGTATGGACCTCTTTATTTCTCAAGTGGTCCAGCCTGCCTCTGAGCTGAAAGTCATCTCGGACTGCCTTTTGTGTATGCCATTGTCTCcagaccaggaaaaaaaagccGGCAAATCTTTACAAAGACTCTTGGATCTATCTTCaccctgctttatttttctctgcagCGTCCCCGAGTAATGGTTGGTTTTAAGAGCTATTTGTTGATTCTTACTAAATGCAAGCGACTGCCAGACATGAAGAGATAAAAAGAGTGACCTTTTCCCCTCAAAGAGTACGCGTGACATGTGAAAGAAAGTTATATAAGCAAGCAATTAAGAGATAAGAGATGGTCTTTGTTATCGGGAGCCGTGCTTAAGATACAATGATAGCACGTGAGAAGCCCACGGATCTGCCTGGGTCAATCCGTGAAGGCTTTGCATCGTGGGAAAAGGCCATGAGTAAGGAAACACAGGGGAACTTTGCTGTTAGGTAGGTAGGAAATGGCATCTGGACTCCATTACAAACCCATGGGCGTTACTGAAATCTTACTATCAAGAAAAGCATGGTGTAGTCACAAATGAAGCTGGCTAGTTAGTCTCAGGGGAGTCATCAGAATGTAAGTAGCAGCTGAAGTCATGCGAGTTTTCCCACGGCCAAGAATTCAGAGTGAGTTCACCAAGCCGGCCCTGCTCTTACCAGCGGTATCTGTGATTGCCGTAGGTACATTGGACGTCCTCCCAGGTCACCTAGGAATGCATAAGGAAGAAGTCAGCACCCAACTCAGTATTCGGTGTTCCTAGCATGCGTGGTACTGTGATTTGCCCTCCTTGACAACTTCATTACTCTCTTTAAATGTGGTTATGCCTATCCAAGAGTTACAGCTCTGGCCTTAGAGGAGCTCCCACGGTCTGAAGCACAGGGCACTGAGCCTAGAGGACCAGAACCTGGGCCCTGcgctgaatgtgtgtgtacacttataAACCAGGAgcagcttttaaaaaaaggagactTTGAACTCATAAACAGCACCTCCATTCAGAACACAGGCTCCATGGTAAGGATCCAGTTAGCCCCAGGCTCCAGATCTATTAGAAGTATCTAATCTGAGGCAAGCAGCAATTTGGATGATGTTTCTCACCCTACAAACATGGGAGTCATTGAAGCAGAACCATTTTCCATCCACAGGATTCCGGATGTAGGCACAGTAATGACCAAAGTCAGCCAGCCCCACATGGGCGATCACAGCAAAGAGTTCATAGTGCACTTCAGACtgtgggagacaaaggcagaaacaGTTCAGCCGCCACCCCTCCATCCTGCCATCAAGAACGTAAACccttccgccgggcggtggtggcgcacgcctttaatcccagcactcaggaggcagaggcaggcggatctctgtgagttcaaggccagcctggtctacaagagctagttccaggacaggctctaaaaaagctgcaaagaaaccctgtcttgaaaaaccaaaaagaacgtaaaccctttcttctgtaagtaTCCCTCCCTGGTCATGGCACTTTAGGAACCAGTTCAACAGATATCAGGAAAGCAGAGTCGCTATCACAGATCAAGTAGAAAGTTGCCATAAGTATCCCTCAGAGCTGACACTGAGTCATGCTATTCCCCCAAAACCTTAGGAAAGCAACATAAGAGCTAATTCTCTGTGGGAAAGGGAGAGTGGTGGAGAGAGACTGGCTGCCTGTGAGTCAGGTCACCACGCTAGTCAGAACACGTTCCACATGTTCCACATGGTCCACATgttccacatgtgcactgtgctcAGTAGGCATGGAGCCTGGAGCCCAGGTCCCCGAGCTCCGCAGCCAGGGTTCCTCACTGCTCCATGCCAGCTGAGCCACCACAGCTCACCTCCAGGAACCAAGAAGAGGATGTGAGCCCAGAGCCCACCCCTCTCCACAAGTCCCTCACACACTTGGAGCACAGCCATTGGAGGCACCAGACAACCAAGCGAAAGCACCACAGTGAGGCAGATGAGGGCCCTCCATGCTAATGggatgagaggagagagcagaCATAACACCTACTGCATGAAGACGGGCCTTATACTCCAATATATGGTTCTGGGCGTGAATCGGCTAACAGACCAATGTACCAAAACAAACATTCCAACACTGGAACCACATGTGTCAGATCTAAACTTGCAAATGTAGCATTTCCTACTCCAAACCTCCAAGGAaaagacagtctttttttttctctcagaatcTCTGAAGAAGTTATTAACTTGAAACAACGGAATTAAATTTCCCCCTAGTTAAATTTGGTCCAACAACTGGCTACTTTGATATTATCCTCAAAGCAGGCTCTGGCTTTTCAATTCACAAGTTTAGTTGGCTCTAAGAACCTGAAACTTTGTGTTTACTTATGTGCCTGAGAGTATTCCACACGCCATTTCAAACAGGGAGTGCCGAATTACAGGTCCCTTTCCTCACCGCTCTGAGGCGTTTCCAGAACACCCAGTGTTTAGAAAAAGGCACCTTTCCAAATCTTTACAAGTCAAGACAAGGGCTGGCCGTGACACTGGGGTGATAGCCCACCACTGCTTCTCAGCACAACAAAGGCTTGATCAGTAAAGTCTGTCACggggaagggaagaactgacccccacaagttgtcctgacTCCACTCATGCCATAGACATACtctaacaaacaaataaatgcaactttttaatttttaaaaaagaaacaaaatagaaagaagttCTGAATGCATATGTGCTTTGTGAGTCATGCCAAACTGCAATTGGTTCTCCACTGCTGTATATGCCAAGTACGGCCAAGGGGGCCTGGGTCCCTGGATGAGAGCCCGACCCAGGAAGTATATGGTCCACAGGTCACCTCACAGTCTGCTGACATGGACTAGAGCACTTATGAGTGACTGGTGCCCAGAAGCTAATGGGGAAGGACACAGAGCCTGCTAGATGGTTTCCTCAGAAGGACACAGAGCCTACTGGACAGCTACCTCAGAAGGGTACAGAGCCTGCTGGACGGTTACCTCAGAAGGGCACAGAGCCTGCTGGATGGCTACCTCAGAAGGACACAGAGCCTGCTGGACGGCTACCTCAGAAGGACACCAAGCGAGTCTGCTAAGATGAATGAAGGACCAAAGGCAAGCCTCACCTGTTCCTTGGTATCACCAAGTTCTTTCTCAGTTGACAGAACCTGACTGAAATCCAGGTGCTGAGGGAAATACACTGAGTGGCAGATCTTTTCTGTCCTTGAGTTCCTAGTCGAGAATCTCATAAGGTGGATGGTCAAGGTCTGGGGCAGATGAGTCAGCTTCAAAACCTGACAAAGCAAAATCAGCGTGACGATGGAGTCCTTGGGCACCTTAGATGGGCACATTCAGAGCTGTGTCAAGGCCGGCAAGGTGCTCTTTCCCACGAGGGGCGTGCAGGGCACCTCCAAGACTCATATAACTGAATGTCACTCATCACACATGGCCACAAAAGGCCTCTGCTCAGGCACAGGAACTGTGGTATCTACTCTATAGGGCTCTAGCCAAATCCTATGGGGAAAACCCTACCCACTGCTCTTGTCCCTAAAAGGTTCTTCCTGTCCCTCTTAGTGTTAGGATCTAAGAAGCCACGTCTGAAATTAAGCAGATGAGAAGCCCTAGGATCCCAAGTACTGGCTGGACCCAGGTTCCTTATGTCGGCCATTATGAGATGCCCTTAAGGGGCCTGCAAAGACCCACCAGGAAACCCCCACGGGCAACCCCAGACTGTGAAGAGGCTGCATGGACTTAAAGAGTACCTGTTTCTGAGTCGTCTTCCTCCCGCAGCCCTCACAGAAGCACTTCTCTGGGCCTGCCAACTCTCTGGGCTGGGAGAAACAGCGCAGAgcatcctcctgccccacccaggAGAACAAGAATAAGCAAAGGGCAACATTCATGTTCCTCATCTCAAAAACAGCCCTCTGCCCCACCAGCAGAAGCCCAAGCTTCACTACCCTTTAATCTCCATTCCCTTAAGTGGGCACATGTGATACATGGAGCAGAATTTCAGAAAGCACCCACTGGTGAGAGGAACAAAACTGGAGGGGGCTTGCCAGGGGGAGAACGGGAAGAACGCAGGAGGAGGGAATGAAGCATCCTCCCCTAAGTCAAAGGAGAGATTGGCCCAGGGTACACACAGGAAACacaagtcactttttaaaaattgtattgtttttgttttctttttatttatcatgGTAGGGGAGAATTTATGTGCCAAGGCACATATGTGGAGTACAAAAACAAGTTTTCTAgtcctcttcttccactgtgtaggatgcagggatcaaactcaggtcataacTATtagcaacaagcacctttacatGCTAAGTCATCTTGCTAGTCCACAaaatacttcttaaaattcaaggataggggggctagaaagatggctcagaggttaagagcactggctgctcttccaaaggtcctgagttcaatttccagcaaccacatggttgctcacaaccaggtgtaatgagatctggtgccctcttctggtgtgcacactgtatacataataaacaaataaatctttttttaaaaaatccaaggGTAGTGATTGAAGCAAGGGGAAACTGGCTACCTTGGGGATGCACAAAGACTCTGATGAGAAGTCTCTCACCAGTGTTTTCAGAGGCTTTGAGTCCATgtcaaaaagaggaagagagagggtgaGCAGCCGACTGCTTCTGCTGCTCTCTGCATCACAGCCCAAACAAATCAGGGACTCCTTCGTCCAGATTGCGAACAGAGTCTGCAGGCGCTCTGCCTGCAAGTAGAGAGAGCAAGGTGGTCAGATGACCTAGGTCACGCTAGGTCAGGACAAGTGAATTTTAGACAGaagctctagaaatgactgaCACAAAATTTTGTTTCCCTGCACATAAATATAACTGTAGTGGGTCTGTTTACAGACTGTTGTTTTTATAtgtgaagccttagtctttaaccTGTTTATGTTAGTAAGtattataggttaatagtcagccatgcttgtcatacttatagtcatgttagttaggttttctagatatacagaaatatatggcagatggataggtaatcttcaaacacttcatagacctagataaatgttttaataacttagaattctgttgacatgagacacaattgttcctggcagcaccaatctactcccAAGAGGATGTTGGGCATCCAAGACACTCCATATGGAATTTGTCTGCTTCTTGGCAAAATGGCCTGTTGGACaaagaactgcccttgcctctGCCACTGACAGTAAGCATGCTGTCCATTCCAGAtgagcaggacacaagaaaaagtgactgctaaaccttgccaagacagggtaggacagcatttcaaaattccctgcttctgaaaatggtctgtcagatattctaagcTTGTAGCCAAAAGTGGATGTTCTAACTTTGCAAACAAACACTGGGTGATTGTCTAGGCAGCCAgctatctctttcatttcttgcaTTTTTCAGAAGTTgattgcttgcacttcctgcttactcaggtaatattttccttctcaggtcatCAATGGGATTGAAGACTAAATGGTTACAGTTATATTCTTCTTGTATCTTAACTAAGAGTATATCAGTCACTAGATTCTGATTCTTCAGGATAGGACAGATATTGGAGTAATCTCTGTAATTTTCCATTTACCTATGGTCTGGACATATAGTATGTGTTTCTTACTTGACATTCTTATTGGTCTTAGTTCCATTTTTGTTTATGCTattaccctttctttctcctgaacTGTACttgataatcatttttattatatatggtTTTGTACTATGTttagaaccttcttatttagacaaaatggggaagTGTAGTGGTTATTCACTCTGCCCATGACCTTGGGCTATCTGGCCCAAAAGAGGCAGAGCTTCTCATCACCTCtttaaaggaaagagggagagggtcACTGTCTCTTGGGGGGTGAAGACCAAGTCAGGTGGTGTGAAGCAGCGTGTGATTGGTTCCCAGTTTTCCAAGGGCTCTGCAACTGGATTTACCATATcccatatgtgtgagtgtgtttttcctctttcatgtCTTAATAAATCCTTGATAGCCCttaaacagacacacatggattTCCCATAACAGAAAACCACACCAGGGAGCTGCACCAAGCAAGACTCATTCCTCGCTCATAGAGCACATGGTAGTGGAGTGGGTCCCAAAAGCCACACCTCACATCTCTGACTCCTCCAGATCCCAGTCCTTACCAAGTCCACGTCAGTGATCTGGTCCTTAGTCAGGTTCCAGATTGTAAGGTAGAGATGAGCAGCGTCATGCTGGACACACACTGGTCAGAGGGAAACACAATTAGTAAGGAGACGTCTCATGCCCTTGTAGAGCCACCAGGACCCCAGCCACATGGACACATAAACACtcccttctttatccattcctagCCTTCCCTCACTTtctaaaagaggaaagaaaaagcaagcttggcgtttatttttaagagtttctCTTAGAACTGAAGTCACAGTCCCATCACTTTCTCTCATTAGCCACCTCTACAGGCCTCCGCTCGCCTGCAGATCTATTTCTCCCACTTTTCTGCTGAGCAGCTCCTATGACTGGACTCCTCCGCCCCCTGGTGGTCATTTCATTCACTTCCCCAAAAGCAGAGCAGAGTCAGACCAGGATTCCCCAAAGGAGCCAGAGGAAAGGAGGATAGAGAAAAGACCATTTCCGTGTTAGATGATCCTGGCTAAGATGAGCAGGAATGCTGCAGGGAGCTGTCTGTCTGTTATAAGTAGGTCTGAAATCGTGAACAGACACAACTGTCTTTAGTGGTGTTGGTCCAAAGGAATgggaagtcagaaaaggccagaaaCACGCTGTGGGCTATTTCATAAAAGGGCAGATCTGTGCCACAACGCAAAGACATTTCAGGCTGCAGCACTTTCTGTAGACGTGCTATGTCTTCCATCACAGCGCCGTCGTGATAACCATAATACAGATCACAGCAGAAACTTGACATCCTAAGGTGTGTTCTCTGACTTTTGGCCGGTCCTGCATCTAAACTCTAAGCTCCCTGGAGGTAAAATCGCTGCCATTCCTGTTGCCTGTGCACATCAAATGTATCATGATGAATGTGAACAATATATGTTAATTGAATATATCAATTAATCTATATAATGAACCCCAACTCGAAATCAATTTCCCTGGAGAACTGAGTACAGAAGGTGTCCCTGTCACAGAGCTAACAGATGTAAAGAAAATTGGATTAAGGTGTTGTGATggtcaattttgttttgctttgtttagacttatttatttgattttatatgtatatatgtttttcatgcgtgtatatgtgtatatgtgtctggtACCCTTGAAAGTCATAAGAGGGTATctgaccccctggaactggaattacaaatagccaagcagtggtggcacacgcctttaatccccagcacttgggaggcagaggtaggcggatctcttgagttcaaggccagcctggtctacagagcgagttccagggcaggctccatagCATAGtttttgaaaccctgtctcaaaaaaaaaaaaaaaacatgtgaacTACCACATGGGTGACGGGCACTGAACCTgcgtcctctacaagagcagcaatcCCTCTtgactgccgagccatctctccagctcctgtgatGGTCAGCTTTAACCATCAACTTGACACCATCAGAAAAcacttgggaagagagtctcGGTCAGGGACTACTGTCTAGGTTACACTGGCCTGTGACTTATCTGCAGGGTCCATTGGTATGGGAAgacccagctcattgtgggcTGCACTAGTCCCTGGGTCTGGGCTCTGAATCGTAAAACAGCAGAGAGAGTAAGCTAAGGATTAGAAGCACGTGTGCACTCAGTCCGGCTGAACTTGACTATGGGTGTGACGCGCCCAACGGTTTAGAGTTTCTGCCTGCCACCCAGACTCCCCAGCTATGACAGACTGTACCCTGGatttgtgagctaaaataaagactttctgCTCTAAGTTGCTTTTCATCGAAGTGTTTTATCATaagagaaatgaaactaggaccgTTGCCATCTCTAGTCATTTGTTTAAACCTCATCTGGCCATCCCAGAGCCAGAAGTCCCAGTCAGCTACAAAATGCAAGAGCGCTTGTTTGTGCCACTATGTACGTCACACTTGGGAGGCACCAGAGAGAACGCATGtccagagaaaccatatcttaaTGGAGGGCAGGTTCCAGCTGATCAAAATTCAAACAAGAATAAAAGGTCCCCAGGGGACACAAAGCACTATGGAAAGCCGAAGAAAAGTGAGGATATAAATGGGATGGTAAAAAGGATAGCTTCTAGCAGCCTATTTATtcataaaagcaattaaaatgctCACAACCTAAAACCGGAGGGctgacgagatggctcagagagcagaagcCCTTCTGAGCAAGCccgaggacctgaatttgagcaCTGGAGCCCACTGTACACAGAGAGCATTCCCAAAAGCCGCCCTCTGCCCTCCATGAGGGTCCATGTCAAACATGGTGTGGCACTCGTGTGCCTGCACTGGTATATGAAAAACAATAAGtaggtagttttaaaaaataaaattatgtatgtcAAACCCACATTTAATATCATACTGTGTAAAGGAAATCTGAGATTTTCCTCTAAGATTCACAACAAATTAAGAATTTCCTATTTTAAGGTAGATACAAGAGACCCATCAGATACTCAAATATAAACTGAgacattggctgttcttccgaaggtcctgggttcaattcccagtacccacatggcataTAATATATGTCTGTAGCTCTAGTCCTAGGGGATCCAacagcttcttctggcctccaaggataTCAGGCCCATtcatatacatagacatatacacaagcaaaataatcataaaaaaccTTCTTAGTAAGTTgaaatctggatttttttttaagaatcatgAAAAACTACACTCCCTAGTGTCTTCAAAGGAACACAATAACTTGCTAGCAATGGGCCCTAAAGGACTGAAAACTAACAAATTGTGTGACAAAGAATTCAAACAAATGATTTCAAGTAAATTTAATGAGAcataagagaataaaaacatcaattaagttaaaaaaaggaaaaccattaTATGAGTGAGAAATTCAGCATACatatagagataataaagaaaaatcacagcACTAATGATATcattaagttttaaaacaaagcaaaacagtagATAGCCTCAACAGTGTTGAGCaggcagaaaaaaattctaagcAAAAAGATAGGTCTTTGAAATTACCAAATCAGAAAAACGAAAACTAAGGAAGTTAAGAAAAACTAGAAGCAAAGTCTATGGGACATATAGCACAGAATTAAGCAAGAAAGCATTCACAATGCAAACATTCACAGTGCCGGTGTTGAAAGAGGGGACTGGAACGGGGCGGCACAGAAACCTCCTGAATTCATCAATGACAACTTCCCAAATCACTGGGAGCAAATATAGGCATCCAAGTCCAGAATGCTCAAAAAGCCTCCTAAAGATTTAGCTAGAAAAGACTCTCCTTAAGACAAGAGAGCGGGATGAGACACACAGTCCTGCAGCAACAACAAGAAGCCAACCAAGtatattatacccagcaaagctatccttcagaaatgaagaaaaataaaggttttcCAAGTAAAAAAAACCTGAGGAATTCTTCACCAGGTTGGCCCCATGAGAACCTAGATAGTAGAAGAGAGGGATGACGCCTGACATCATAAAAGTACATGACAGGAACCTTCTGTGcataggagagaaagagaagaaaaatgcctATTCACAAGGGTGGacgagaaaaaaaggaaagaaactgggtggtggcacacgcctatatAAGGCTAGcgagcagaaggcagaggctggaggacaagGAGCTCAAGGTCAATTTAGTTACATAATGTGCTTgtagtgaagaaaagaaaaacaggaggaggcagggctggagagatggctcagaggttaagagcattgcctgctcttcccaaggtcctgagttcaattcccagcaaccacatggtggctcacaaccatctgtaatggggtctggtaccctcttctggcctgcaggcatacacacaaacagaatattgtatacataataaataaataaataaatattttttaaaaacaggaggaggaagaggaggtagacAAGGActaggaggagggaaaggagagaagatgaggaggaagaaagagagaaaagaaggaaaaaagaataagaattatCCAGAACAAATACAGAAATTTCACATCATTACAAAAGCGTGCCTCATTTCCCAGTGGTGACAGTTAACGTAAACCGGTCCAGTTCCCCACTGACATATCTAACAAATGATGATATAACATCAACGGTGTGATAGCTACAAGAGAATCTCTTTACCGGTaaagacacacagaatgaaagtgAAGGCTGAAACTGATGtaacaagaaaagagaaaccaaaggcAGGAGCTACACTCGTGCCAGAAAAGTGGACTAaaattcaaacactgcaaaaggGGACAGAAAAGGTCAGTATGGAACGAGAACACAGCTGACTCAACAAAAAGACGTAGCAATTGTAAATGTATACACTCCCAAAACTGAAGCACCCAATTACAGAAGGCAAATAACTCCGAGGTCTAAGCACAGAGATAGATTCCAGAACTACCTGGGTGCTTCACTACCCCCACTTCCAACAGTGGACAAATCATTTGGATCAAAAAAATCAACGGTGATGGCGATGGAGATTGATGATTCAtcacaaaaaaaagaacacttgatGTCCAAGATCTGCAACCTGAGTGTGACACCTAGAACCCACAGTGGGAAGAATCAACTCCCGAaagttctcctctggcctctacacacatctGTGGTaccctcactcacacacacatagcaaaCATAAACAtcctaataataaacaaaattttaagtcGTTTTAAAACCAACAGACAATGAGTTAAACAATATGATACACCAAATGGATTCAGCATTTATAAAACCTTCCAAATGAAAAGAGAGGAATAAGCTCTGGCGTTCAACTGTTGGTAGTTCATtccatttattatatattttataaaggatTAGAAGAGAAGAATCCAAGGTGGACCCTTCTGAGTTAGGTCCTCAGAAGAAGAGACATTGTAGCATCGTCTGAGATAAAATGTGGAGAAAGGCTTCCTCTGGTTTCCACTTCGAGGTCACAGTCCATGACAGAAGttgaggcagaaactcaagcGAGAACTTGAAAGAGAAACCATAAagggatgctgcttgctggcttgctctctgacTCATGCTCAGCTGACTTTCTTATATAGCCTGGGACCACCTGTCCAGTGAGTGGTGTGGGccacagtgagctgagccctGCTACCTCCATTAACAATCAAGTCAATCACCCGTAGACACACCCACACTCCAGTCGAATCTGGACAATccctcaactgagactccctGTGGTCAGGTGACTTGACAGTTAAAAGTTAACCAGGACAAAGGACAACAGGGAGGTTGACAGTGTGTTTTGGCAAAGGCACACTTGGCTATAggcaacacaaagaaatgagtgtttaaaccagcctggtctacaagagctagttccaggacaggccccaaagccacagagaaaccctgttttgaaaaaacaaaagcaaacaaaaaaagagcgtttaaagaaaaagatatgCTAATTACCCTGATATGATCATTACACAATGCATAAGTGTATCAAATCAACACACTACACCCTGAAAATAGGCAGGTGAAACGCTAGCTTTCTTTAAAGCCACTTCAAAGCAGTATAAGCGGATAATAGTCACAAAAGAATCATATGTGAAACTTTTCCTTTCAAGAGTAAAGAGATGGGTGTTTCAGATCAACGCCAAGGCCTCTAATAAAAGGGGT includes:
- the Usp18 gene encoding ubl carboxyl-terminal hydrolase 18; this translates as MGKGSGFLRETCPSVVADAQCSSDLEDEDKKRKKGLSREYCSAWNRPHGLVGLHNIGQTCCLNSLVQVLMMNVDFRKILKRITVPRGIEEQRRSVPFQLLLLLEKMQDSRQKAVLPLELAYCLQKYNVSLCVQHDAAHLYLTIWNLTKDQITDVDLAERLQTLFAIWTKESLICLGCDAESSRSSRLLTLSLPLFDMDSKPLKTLEDALRCFSQPRELAGPEKCFCEGCGRKTTQKQVLKLTHLPQTLTIHLMRFSTRNSRTEKICHSVYFPQHLDFSQVLSTEKELGDTKEQSEVHYELFAVIAHVGLADFGHYCAYIRNPVDGKWFCFNDSHVCRVTWEDVQCTYGNHRYRWRETAYLLVYTKIGS